A genomic window from Diorhabda sublineata isolate icDioSubl1.1 chromosome 8, icDioSubl1.1, whole genome shotgun sequence includes:
- the LOC130447723 gene encoding WD repeat-containing protein 44 isoform X1: MSSDSDSDEFYDAEDISPRSTRKLKKSIKENNITKRASSEPNISGIQEDKNFDVNCQENDKLKQISEDRVKEVSVGGRKRFKELRQRLQDDDDYQTGNITPPNSQNSSVEGVFAVTSRATHPFRIIEQDTVSLQSLNSLGRIGRILGGVQDNDPVKKTSVSALSSSSLDSESTQSSNKQYSQYPSTLTLSPDLSAGIPQASPSEKACLPLQEPDVIASTKSSQKNFDCLQSNTSTGVDAPIAPPRRKKKNKVPTTTLALTKSVSSTNFESTDLASPATTIESLTREFEHSLERLPSVKSTKSEKILQSDQQSRSSTLRSGHSLDIRQAIKGQFVVKPQDNESLKARHSDNQDKLIVSIEKNNVSSSPRGSGNRSSVGHYSLGPHRGTHQNDSKHSSRERRKSAGDENFLKNLTTHVRTHTDSGKQLSDLEILEQVTVLNLDTGERVPLSVAEDKLPQCINPLSLHIMRITSEYVSSSSMEKDKDTDEESEDKKSEIPVVEENDTEVGGIRQKTAKLKRFLGSTVKKTMHKAKSIAQEVSHARHKEDVIDIVDNVHPGEQCCKLKASNSHKGPYEFEKVEHVQELNDDQHEGPIWCMKFSCCGRLLATAGQDKILRIWVVRDAYPFFQDMRTKYNAEKVSPTPSQESLVSHHSAEVSHHVAYEGMSAEEASKLTFMPKPFCTYTGHTSDLLDVSWSKNYFILSSSMDKTVRLWHISRKECLCCFQHIDFVTAIVFHPRDDRYFLSGSLDGKLRLWNIPDKKVAVWNEVEGNTKLITAANFCQNGKFAVVGTYDGRCIFYITDQLKYHTQIHVRSSRGRNAVGRKISGIEPMPGEDKILVTSNDSRIRQYDLRDLNVSCKYKGYVNMSSQIKASFSHDGKYIISGSENRDIYIWKTNHDYAKFSSVRRDRNDFWEAIKAHNATVTCAIFAPNPDAIIEMMEESRRQLKQEEDADKKIEDPMVEQHTKGCGGYVLISADFNGCIKVFVNKTKPKHSSLPVSAMA; encoded by the exons ATGTCTAGTGATAGTGACTCCGATGAATTTTACGATGCGGAAGATATTTCGCCCAGAAGTACAAG GAAACTTAAGAAATCTATAAAAGAGAATAATATCACAAAAAGGGCTAGTTCAGAACCAAACATATCAGGTATTcaagaagataaaaattttgatgtgAATTGTCAGGAGAATGATAAATTGAAGCAGATATCTGAAGATAGAGTAAAAGAAGTATCAGTGGGTGGTAGAAAGAGATTTAAAGAACTTCGTCAGAGGTTACAGGATGATGATGATTATCAAACGGGGAACATTACACCACCGAATAGTCAAAATTCATCGGTGGAAGGAGTATTTGCAGTAACAAGCAGAGCTACGCATCCTTTTCGGATTATAGAACAAGATACTGTCAGTTTACAGAGCCTTAATTCTCTAGGACGAATTGGAAGAATTTTAGGGGGTGTACAAGATAACG ATCCCGTAAAGAAAACATCAGTTTCAGCTTTGTCTTCCAGTTCTTTGGATTcagaatcaacacaaagttcaAACAAACAATATTCTCAGTATCCCAGTACGCTCACTTTATCTCCAG atttATCTGCAGGTATACCACAAGCGAGCCCTTCCGAAAAAGCATGTCTTCCGTTGCAAGAACCCGATGTTATTGCTAGCAcaaaatcatcacaaaaaaatttcgattgtTTACAATCTAACACGTCGACTGGTGTAGATGCACCCATTGCTCCACCTAGacgtaaaaagaaaaataaagtaccGACAACGACACTGGCACTCACA aaatcgGTTTCTAGCACTAATTTCGAATCTACTGACCTAGCTAGCCCTGCTACTACTATAGAATCATTAACAAGAGAATTTGAACATTCTTTAGAGCGACTACCATCGGTGAAATCAACGAAATCCGAAAAAATATTACAGAGCGATCAACAAAGTCGAAGTTCCACTTTACGTTCCGGTCATTCTCTGGATATCAGACAAGCCATAAAAGGACAATTCGTTGTTAAACCGCAGGATAACGAAAGTCTAAAAGCTCGCCACAGTGATAATCAGGATAAATTGATAGTTTCTATTGAGAAGAATAACGTTAGTAGTAGTCCCAGGGGGTCCGGTAATAGAAGTAGTGTAGGACATTACAGTTTGGGGCCTCATAG agGTACGCATCAAAATGATAGTAAACATTCATCGAGAGAACGTAGAAAATCAGCAGGCGACGAAAATTTCCTCAAAAACCTCACGACTCACGTTCGAACGCATACGGATTCAGGAAAGCAACTTTCTGATTTGGAAATATTGGAACAAGTCACCGTACTCAATTTGGATACAGGCGAAAGGGTACCACTGAGCGTCGCCGAAGATAAATTACCCCAATGTATTAATCCTCTTTCTTTACATATAATGAGGATCACATCGGAGTACGTCAGTAGTTCTAGTATGGAAAAAGATAAAGATACCGATGAAGAAAGCGAGGATAAAAAATCCGAGATACCTGTAGTGGAAGAGAACGATACGGAAGTTGGCGGTATAAGACAGAAAACTGCCAAATTGAAGAGGTTCTTGGGGTCTACCGTTAAAAAAACGATGCACAAAGCTAAATCTATAGCTCAAGAAGTTTCCCATGCCAGACATAAGGAAGACGTTATCGATATTGTGGATAACGTTCATCCCGGAGAGCAGTGTTGTAAATTGAAG GCTTCCAATTCTCATAAGGGACCGTAcgaatttgaaaaagttgagcATGTTCAAGAGCTCAATGACGATCAACACGAAGGACCCATATGGTGTATGAAATTTTCCTGTTGTGGAAGATTGTTGGCTACAGCTGGACAGGATAAAATTTTAAGGATATGGGTCGTCAGAGATGCGTATCCATTTTTTCAG GATATGAGAACAAAATACAACGCCGAAAAAGTTTCGCCTACGCCTTCCCAAGAATCTCTCGTCTCCCATCATTCCGCCGAAGTTTCCCATCACGTCGCCTACGAAGGAATGTCCGCCGAGGAAGCTAGCAAATTAACGTTCATGCCGAAACCGTTTTGCACTTACACCGGCCACACTTCCGATCTCCTCGACGTATCTTGgtcgaaaaattatttcatattatcatCTTCCATGGATAAGACTGTCAGATTGTGGCATATCTCTAGGAAAGAATGTCTTTGCTGTTTTCAACATATCGATTTCGTTACCGCCATCGTTTTCCATCCTAGAGACGACAGATATTTCCTCAGCGGTTCATTGGACGGAAAATTGAGATTGTGGAACATACCCGACAAAAAA GTGGCGGTATGGAACGAAGTGGAAGGCAATACGAAATTGATAACGGCAGCGAATTTTTGTCAGAACGGCAAATTCGCCGTAGTCGGTACATACGACGGGCGTTGCATATTTTACATAACAGATCAATTGAAATATCACACTCAAATACACGTTCGTTCTTCTAGAGGGCGCAACGCCGTCGGTAGAAAGATCAGCGGAATCGAACCGATGCCGGGCGAAGACAAAATTTTGGTTACGTCAAACGACAGCAGAATCAGACAGTACGATTTGAGGGATCTGAACGTTTCTTGTAAATATAAAGGATATGTGAATATGAGTAGCCAAATCAAAGCGAGTTTTAGTCACGacggaaaatatataataagcgGATCGGAAAATAGGGATATTTACATTTGGAAAACGAATCACGATTACGCGAAATTTTCCTCGGTGCGCAGAGACAGAAACGACTTTTGGGAAGCTATCAAAGCCCACAACGCTACAGTAACTTGTGCCATTTTCGCACCGAATCCGGACGCCATTATCGAAATGATGGAGGAAAGTCGGAGGCAGCTAAAACAAGAAGAAGATGCCGATAAAAAG ATCGAAGATCCGATGGTGGAACAACATACCAAAGGTTGCGGTGGCTACGTCTTAATATCAGCAGACTTTAACGGTTGCATTAAGGTTTTTGTTAATAAGACGAAACCCAAACATAGTTCATTACCGGTATCAGCGATGGCGTGA
- the LOC130447723 gene encoding WD repeat-containing protein 44 isoform X2, producing the protein MSSDSDSDEFYDAEDISPRSTRKLKKSIKENNITKRASSEPNISGIQEDKNFDVNCQENDKLKQISEDRVKEVSVGGRKRFKELRQRLQDDDDYQTGNITPPNSQNSSVEGVFAVTSRATHPFRIIEQDTVSLQSLNSLGRIGRILGGVQDNDPVKKTSVSALSSSSLDSESTQSSNKQYSQYPSTLTLSPGIPQASPSEKACLPLQEPDVIASTKSSQKNFDCLQSNTSTGVDAPIAPPRRKKKNKVPTTTLALTKSVSSTNFESTDLASPATTIESLTREFEHSLERLPSVKSTKSEKILQSDQQSRSSTLRSGHSLDIRQAIKGQFVVKPQDNESLKARHSDNQDKLIVSIEKNNVSSSPRGSGNRSSVGHYSLGPHRGTHQNDSKHSSRERRKSAGDENFLKNLTTHVRTHTDSGKQLSDLEILEQVTVLNLDTGERVPLSVAEDKLPQCINPLSLHIMRITSEYVSSSSMEKDKDTDEESEDKKSEIPVVEENDTEVGGIRQKTAKLKRFLGSTVKKTMHKAKSIAQEVSHARHKEDVIDIVDNVHPGEQCCKLKASNSHKGPYEFEKVEHVQELNDDQHEGPIWCMKFSCCGRLLATAGQDKILRIWVVRDAYPFFQDMRTKYNAEKVSPTPSQESLVSHHSAEVSHHVAYEGMSAEEASKLTFMPKPFCTYTGHTSDLLDVSWSKNYFILSSSMDKTVRLWHISRKECLCCFQHIDFVTAIVFHPRDDRYFLSGSLDGKLRLWNIPDKKVAVWNEVEGNTKLITAANFCQNGKFAVVGTYDGRCIFYITDQLKYHTQIHVRSSRGRNAVGRKISGIEPMPGEDKILVTSNDSRIRQYDLRDLNVSCKYKGYVNMSSQIKASFSHDGKYIISGSENRDIYIWKTNHDYAKFSSVRRDRNDFWEAIKAHNATVTCAIFAPNPDAIIEMMEESRRQLKQEEDADKKIEDPMVEQHTKGCGGYVLISADFNGCIKVFVNKTKPKHSSLPVSAMA; encoded by the exons ATGTCTAGTGATAGTGACTCCGATGAATTTTACGATGCGGAAGATATTTCGCCCAGAAGTACAAG GAAACTTAAGAAATCTATAAAAGAGAATAATATCACAAAAAGGGCTAGTTCAGAACCAAACATATCAGGTATTcaagaagataaaaattttgatgtgAATTGTCAGGAGAATGATAAATTGAAGCAGATATCTGAAGATAGAGTAAAAGAAGTATCAGTGGGTGGTAGAAAGAGATTTAAAGAACTTCGTCAGAGGTTACAGGATGATGATGATTATCAAACGGGGAACATTACACCACCGAATAGTCAAAATTCATCGGTGGAAGGAGTATTTGCAGTAACAAGCAGAGCTACGCATCCTTTTCGGATTATAGAACAAGATACTGTCAGTTTACAGAGCCTTAATTCTCTAGGACGAATTGGAAGAATTTTAGGGGGTGTACAAGATAACG ATCCCGTAAAGAAAACATCAGTTTCAGCTTTGTCTTCCAGTTCTTTGGATTcagaatcaacacaaagttcaAACAAACAATATTCTCAGTATCCCAGTACGCTCACTTTATCTCCAG GTATACCACAAGCGAGCCCTTCCGAAAAAGCATGTCTTCCGTTGCAAGAACCCGATGTTATTGCTAGCAcaaaatcatcacaaaaaaatttcgattgtTTACAATCTAACACGTCGACTGGTGTAGATGCACCCATTGCTCCACCTAGacgtaaaaagaaaaataaagtaccGACAACGACACTGGCACTCACA aaatcgGTTTCTAGCACTAATTTCGAATCTACTGACCTAGCTAGCCCTGCTACTACTATAGAATCATTAACAAGAGAATTTGAACATTCTTTAGAGCGACTACCATCGGTGAAATCAACGAAATCCGAAAAAATATTACAGAGCGATCAACAAAGTCGAAGTTCCACTTTACGTTCCGGTCATTCTCTGGATATCAGACAAGCCATAAAAGGACAATTCGTTGTTAAACCGCAGGATAACGAAAGTCTAAAAGCTCGCCACAGTGATAATCAGGATAAATTGATAGTTTCTATTGAGAAGAATAACGTTAGTAGTAGTCCCAGGGGGTCCGGTAATAGAAGTAGTGTAGGACATTACAGTTTGGGGCCTCATAG agGTACGCATCAAAATGATAGTAAACATTCATCGAGAGAACGTAGAAAATCAGCAGGCGACGAAAATTTCCTCAAAAACCTCACGACTCACGTTCGAACGCATACGGATTCAGGAAAGCAACTTTCTGATTTGGAAATATTGGAACAAGTCACCGTACTCAATTTGGATACAGGCGAAAGGGTACCACTGAGCGTCGCCGAAGATAAATTACCCCAATGTATTAATCCTCTTTCTTTACATATAATGAGGATCACATCGGAGTACGTCAGTAGTTCTAGTATGGAAAAAGATAAAGATACCGATGAAGAAAGCGAGGATAAAAAATCCGAGATACCTGTAGTGGAAGAGAACGATACGGAAGTTGGCGGTATAAGACAGAAAACTGCCAAATTGAAGAGGTTCTTGGGGTCTACCGTTAAAAAAACGATGCACAAAGCTAAATCTATAGCTCAAGAAGTTTCCCATGCCAGACATAAGGAAGACGTTATCGATATTGTGGATAACGTTCATCCCGGAGAGCAGTGTTGTAAATTGAAG GCTTCCAATTCTCATAAGGGACCGTAcgaatttgaaaaagttgagcATGTTCAAGAGCTCAATGACGATCAACACGAAGGACCCATATGGTGTATGAAATTTTCCTGTTGTGGAAGATTGTTGGCTACAGCTGGACAGGATAAAATTTTAAGGATATGGGTCGTCAGAGATGCGTATCCATTTTTTCAG GATATGAGAACAAAATACAACGCCGAAAAAGTTTCGCCTACGCCTTCCCAAGAATCTCTCGTCTCCCATCATTCCGCCGAAGTTTCCCATCACGTCGCCTACGAAGGAATGTCCGCCGAGGAAGCTAGCAAATTAACGTTCATGCCGAAACCGTTTTGCACTTACACCGGCCACACTTCCGATCTCCTCGACGTATCTTGgtcgaaaaattatttcatattatcatCTTCCATGGATAAGACTGTCAGATTGTGGCATATCTCTAGGAAAGAATGTCTTTGCTGTTTTCAACATATCGATTTCGTTACCGCCATCGTTTTCCATCCTAGAGACGACAGATATTTCCTCAGCGGTTCATTGGACGGAAAATTGAGATTGTGGAACATACCCGACAAAAAA GTGGCGGTATGGAACGAAGTGGAAGGCAATACGAAATTGATAACGGCAGCGAATTTTTGTCAGAACGGCAAATTCGCCGTAGTCGGTACATACGACGGGCGTTGCATATTTTACATAACAGATCAATTGAAATATCACACTCAAATACACGTTCGTTCTTCTAGAGGGCGCAACGCCGTCGGTAGAAAGATCAGCGGAATCGAACCGATGCCGGGCGAAGACAAAATTTTGGTTACGTCAAACGACAGCAGAATCAGACAGTACGATTTGAGGGATCTGAACGTTTCTTGTAAATATAAAGGATATGTGAATATGAGTAGCCAAATCAAAGCGAGTTTTAGTCACGacggaaaatatataataagcgGATCGGAAAATAGGGATATTTACATTTGGAAAACGAATCACGATTACGCGAAATTTTCCTCGGTGCGCAGAGACAGAAACGACTTTTGGGAAGCTATCAAAGCCCACAACGCTACAGTAACTTGTGCCATTTTCGCACCGAATCCGGACGCCATTATCGAAATGATGGAGGAAAGTCGGAGGCAGCTAAAACAAGAAGAAGATGCCGATAAAAAG ATCGAAGATCCGATGGTGGAACAACATACCAAAGGTTGCGGTGGCTACGTCTTAATATCAGCAGACTTTAACGGTTGCATTAAGGTTTTTGTTAATAAGACGAAACCCAAACATAGTTCATTACCGGTATCAGCGATGGCGTGA
- the LOC130447723 gene encoding WD repeat-containing protein 44 isoform X5, with translation MSSDSDSDEFYDAEDISPRSTRKLKKSIKENNITKRASSEPNISGIQEDKNFDVNCQENDKLKQISEDRVKEVSVGGRKRFKELRQRLQDDDDYQTGNITPPNSQNSSVEGVFAVTSRATHPFRIIEQDTVSLQSLNSLGRIGRILGGVQDNGIPQASPSEKACLPLQEPDVIASTKSSQKNFDCLQSNTSTGVDAPIAPPRRKKKNKVPTTTLALTKSVSSTNFESTDLASPATTIESLTREFEHSLERLPSVKSTKSEKILQSDQQSRSSTLRSGHSLDIRQAIKGQFVVKPQDNESLKARHSDNQDKLIVSIEKNNVSSSPRGSGNRSSVGHYSLGPHRGTHQNDSKHSSRERRKSAGDENFLKNLTTHVRTHTDSGKQLSDLEILEQVTVLNLDTGERVPLSVAEDKLPQCINPLSLHIMRITSEYVSSSSMEKDKDTDEESEDKKSEIPVVEENDTEVGGIRQKTAKLKRFLGSTVKKTMHKAKSIAQEVSHARHKEDVIDIVDNVHPGEQCCKLKASNSHKGPYEFEKVEHVQELNDDQHEGPIWCMKFSCCGRLLATAGQDKILRIWVVRDAYPFFQDMRTKYNAEKVSPTPSQESLVSHHSAEVSHHVAYEGMSAEEASKLTFMPKPFCTYTGHTSDLLDVSWSKNYFILSSSMDKTVRLWHISRKECLCCFQHIDFVTAIVFHPRDDRYFLSGSLDGKLRLWNIPDKKVAVWNEVEGNTKLITAANFCQNGKFAVVGTYDGRCIFYITDQLKYHTQIHVRSSRGRNAVGRKISGIEPMPGEDKILVTSNDSRIRQYDLRDLNVSCKYKGYVNMSSQIKASFSHDGKYIISGSENRDIYIWKTNHDYAKFSSVRRDRNDFWEAIKAHNATVTCAIFAPNPDAIIEMMEESRRQLKQEEDADKKIEDPMVEQHTKGCGGYVLISADFNGCIKVFVNKTKPKHSSLPVSAMA, from the exons ATGTCTAGTGATAGTGACTCCGATGAATTTTACGATGCGGAAGATATTTCGCCCAGAAGTACAAG GAAACTTAAGAAATCTATAAAAGAGAATAATATCACAAAAAGGGCTAGTTCAGAACCAAACATATCAGGTATTcaagaagataaaaattttgatgtgAATTGTCAGGAGAATGATAAATTGAAGCAGATATCTGAAGATAGAGTAAAAGAAGTATCAGTGGGTGGTAGAAAGAGATTTAAAGAACTTCGTCAGAGGTTACAGGATGATGATGATTATCAAACGGGGAACATTACACCACCGAATAGTCAAAATTCATCGGTGGAAGGAGTATTTGCAGTAACAAGCAGAGCTACGCATCCTTTTCGGATTATAGAACAAGATACTGTCAGTTTACAGAGCCTTAATTCTCTAGGACGAATTGGAAGAATTTTAGGGGGTGTACAAGATAACG GTATACCACAAGCGAGCCCTTCCGAAAAAGCATGTCTTCCGTTGCAAGAACCCGATGTTATTGCTAGCAcaaaatcatcacaaaaaaatttcgattgtTTACAATCTAACACGTCGACTGGTGTAGATGCACCCATTGCTCCACCTAGacgtaaaaagaaaaataaagtaccGACAACGACACTGGCACTCACA aaatcgGTTTCTAGCACTAATTTCGAATCTACTGACCTAGCTAGCCCTGCTACTACTATAGAATCATTAACAAGAGAATTTGAACATTCTTTAGAGCGACTACCATCGGTGAAATCAACGAAATCCGAAAAAATATTACAGAGCGATCAACAAAGTCGAAGTTCCACTTTACGTTCCGGTCATTCTCTGGATATCAGACAAGCCATAAAAGGACAATTCGTTGTTAAACCGCAGGATAACGAAAGTCTAAAAGCTCGCCACAGTGATAATCAGGATAAATTGATAGTTTCTATTGAGAAGAATAACGTTAGTAGTAGTCCCAGGGGGTCCGGTAATAGAAGTAGTGTAGGACATTACAGTTTGGGGCCTCATAG agGTACGCATCAAAATGATAGTAAACATTCATCGAGAGAACGTAGAAAATCAGCAGGCGACGAAAATTTCCTCAAAAACCTCACGACTCACGTTCGAACGCATACGGATTCAGGAAAGCAACTTTCTGATTTGGAAATATTGGAACAAGTCACCGTACTCAATTTGGATACAGGCGAAAGGGTACCACTGAGCGTCGCCGAAGATAAATTACCCCAATGTATTAATCCTCTTTCTTTACATATAATGAGGATCACATCGGAGTACGTCAGTAGTTCTAGTATGGAAAAAGATAAAGATACCGATGAAGAAAGCGAGGATAAAAAATCCGAGATACCTGTAGTGGAAGAGAACGATACGGAAGTTGGCGGTATAAGACAGAAAACTGCCAAATTGAAGAGGTTCTTGGGGTCTACCGTTAAAAAAACGATGCACAAAGCTAAATCTATAGCTCAAGAAGTTTCCCATGCCAGACATAAGGAAGACGTTATCGATATTGTGGATAACGTTCATCCCGGAGAGCAGTGTTGTAAATTGAAG GCTTCCAATTCTCATAAGGGACCGTAcgaatttgaaaaagttgagcATGTTCAAGAGCTCAATGACGATCAACACGAAGGACCCATATGGTGTATGAAATTTTCCTGTTGTGGAAGATTGTTGGCTACAGCTGGACAGGATAAAATTTTAAGGATATGGGTCGTCAGAGATGCGTATCCATTTTTTCAG GATATGAGAACAAAATACAACGCCGAAAAAGTTTCGCCTACGCCTTCCCAAGAATCTCTCGTCTCCCATCATTCCGCCGAAGTTTCCCATCACGTCGCCTACGAAGGAATGTCCGCCGAGGAAGCTAGCAAATTAACGTTCATGCCGAAACCGTTTTGCACTTACACCGGCCACACTTCCGATCTCCTCGACGTATCTTGgtcgaaaaattatttcatattatcatCTTCCATGGATAAGACTGTCAGATTGTGGCATATCTCTAGGAAAGAATGTCTTTGCTGTTTTCAACATATCGATTTCGTTACCGCCATCGTTTTCCATCCTAGAGACGACAGATATTTCCTCAGCGGTTCATTGGACGGAAAATTGAGATTGTGGAACATACCCGACAAAAAA GTGGCGGTATGGAACGAAGTGGAAGGCAATACGAAATTGATAACGGCAGCGAATTTTTGTCAGAACGGCAAATTCGCCGTAGTCGGTACATACGACGGGCGTTGCATATTTTACATAACAGATCAATTGAAATATCACACTCAAATACACGTTCGTTCTTCTAGAGGGCGCAACGCCGTCGGTAGAAAGATCAGCGGAATCGAACCGATGCCGGGCGAAGACAAAATTTTGGTTACGTCAAACGACAGCAGAATCAGACAGTACGATTTGAGGGATCTGAACGTTTCTTGTAAATATAAAGGATATGTGAATATGAGTAGCCAAATCAAAGCGAGTTTTAGTCACGacggaaaatatataataagcgGATCGGAAAATAGGGATATTTACATTTGGAAAACGAATCACGATTACGCGAAATTTTCCTCGGTGCGCAGAGACAGAAACGACTTTTGGGAAGCTATCAAAGCCCACAACGCTACAGTAACTTGTGCCATTTTCGCACCGAATCCGGACGCCATTATCGAAATGATGGAGGAAAGTCGGAGGCAGCTAAAACAAGAAGAAGATGCCGATAAAAAG ATCGAAGATCCGATGGTGGAACAACATACCAAAGGTTGCGGTGGCTACGTCTTAATATCAGCAGACTTTAACGGTTGCATTAAGGTTTTTGTTAATAAGACGAAACCCAAACATAGTTCATTACCGGTATCAGCGATGGCGTGA